One Homo sapiens chromosome 3, GRCh38.p14 Primary Assembly genomic window carries:
- the PRR23C gene encoding proline-rich protein 23C → MGSRPCSPSACLAPWWGQQPGGPGPAKRSRLEEPAGPESRAAPSPEDPAGTPAVDALTSMVVLDAGCALRVPLEDVDLVLELAPMSVLRVSLGGHTLIVIPEVLLSSVDECSGAQGDWSAGLEVDVFLGAHGEDVVVEQEVCASVPEIAAEEEAYEEDADSEFPELWMDSAAGSAAGLYPSARSMFSPYREGPIRGPCALAPNPSSERRSPRPIFDLEFHLLEPVPSSPLQPLPPSPSPGPHARPELPERPPCKVRRRLFQE, encoded by the coding sequence ATGGGCAGCCGGCCCTGCAGCCCCAGCGCCTGCCTTGCGCCCTGGTGGGGACAGCAGCCAGGAGGACCAGGCCCTGCCAAGCGCAGCCGATTGGAGGAGCCCGCGGGCCCCGAATCCCGAGCGGCGCCCAGCCCGGAAGACCCGGCGGGGACCCCGGCCGTGGACGCGCTCACCTCCATGGTGGTCCTGGACGCGGGCTGTGCCCTGCGTGTGCCCCTGGAGGACGTCGACCTGGTGCTGGAGCTCGCGCCAATGTCGGTCCTGCGAGTGTCTCTTGGTGGACACACCCTCATCGTGATCCCCGAGGTCCTCCTGAGCTCCGTCGACGAATGCTCAGGAGCGCAGGGCGACTGGTCTGCCggcctggaagtggacgttttcCTGGGCGCTCACGGGGAAGACGTCGTCGTCGAGCAGGAAGTCTGCGCATCTGTCCCAGAGATCGCTGCCGAGGAAGAGGCCTACGAGGAGGACGCGGACTCTGAGTTCCCGGAGCTCTGGATGGACTCCGCAGCCGGCTCAGCCGCTGGGCTCTACCCCTCCGCTAGAAGTATGTTCAGCCCCTACCGGGAGGGCCCCATCCGAGGGCCCTGTGCTCTGGCCCCCAACCCCAGTTCAGAGAGACGCTCTCCACGCCCCATCTTCGACCTGGAATTCCATCTTCTGGAGCCTGTCCCCAGCTCACCTctccaacctctacctccctctcCGAGTCCAGGTCCCCACGCGCGCCCGGAGCTCCCAGAGCGCCCTCCGTGCAAGGTCCGAAGACGCCTGTTCCAGGAATGA